In the Candidatus Aegiribacteria sp. genome, CTATAAAGGAGACTTTTATTCCGGCAACTGATTTTGGATATCCATTCATGGATTAATCCGGATCAGATCCACGATAAATGACAGGCTCGATTAAGCATCAAAATCGATGAAACGGGAGTTGCACGACTTCAGGTCTAATGTGCTATTACTTTGTTGTTAGCATATCCGGGTTTACAACCGTTGCTCTTTCACAGTATTTGCATCTGTAGGTAACGGTATCCCTGTTCTCAAGCAGAAAATGTTTTCTGGCACCAAGTATGTTGGTAGCACAGTTTGGATTGGGGCATGTGAGTATATCTTTAACCGCTGAGGGCAGAGTGATCTGGCGTTTTTCCGCTACATCGCCGTCTTTGATGATATTGATTGTCGCGTCTGGTGCGATAAGGGCGATTTTGTTTGTTTCTTCATGGGACAGTTCACGGTTTTCGATCTTCAGGATATCCTTACCGATTGGTTGTTTCTCCGATCGGAATCCGATCCCGATTGTCATTATCCCCTCATTCTCCAGCCCCAGTATTCGGACTACCTTCAGGGCAAGAGGGGTTGGAATATGATCGATCACTGTACCGTTCTCTATAGAGTATACTTTGTATGTTCTCACTATCAGTCCAGCCCTCCAGTTACCAGGCCGAGCAGCGCCTGTCTTGTAGGGATACCATTGTGTGCCTGAACGAAGTAGATTGCGTTGGGCATTGAATCGATCTCTTCGGCAATCTCATCAACCCTTGGGAGAGGGTGCATTACCCTTATTTTCTTTCCCAGAAGTTCTATGGTTTCAGGTGTAATCCTGTATATACCCGCTACTTTTTCGTATTCCTGCGGATCACCGAAACGTTCCTTCTGTATTCTTGTAGCGTAAAGAATATCAAGATCGTAGTCTCCCGCTTCTTCAAGGTTTACAATACTTCTGTACCGGATATTCCTGTCATCCAGTTCTTTCAGTATATGCCCGGGCATCTGGAGAGATGGCGGAGAAATGAATGTCAGTTCGTTGCCGAACATCGCAAGGGCATGGGCAAGGGAGTGAACAGTTCTTCCGTACTTGAGATCTCCCATCATGCCGATTCTCAGATTATCAAGGCGTCCGAATTGCTCATTTATAGTAAACAGGTCAAGAAAAGTCTGTGTAGGATGCTGGTTCGATCCGTCACCAGCGTTTATAACCGGTGTGTTGGATAGTTCGGAAGCCATACGTGCTGCTCCTTCAACAGGATGACGTATAACGATTACGTCGCAGTAACCAGCGACAGTTTTGATCGAATCGGCAAAGGATTCCCCCTTGCTCTGTGAGGAAGCCTTGGGGTTGGCGATACCGAAAACGGATCCCCCGCTTTTGAATACGGCCGATTCAAAAGACAGGCGAGTTCTTGTTGAAGGCTCGAAGAAAAGAGTTGCTACCGTTTTTCCTTCCAGGAAGTTCGATATTTCGCCATTTTTTACAAGTTCTGTTGTTTCCACGACTTTATTCAGATCATCACGCGACATATCTCTAATGGATACAATGCTTCTATTCCTGAACGATGCCACTCATATACCTTCTTCCCGGTTGATGGAAACAACATGAATTAGTGATCTGAGACTGTTCCCATATTTGCACTTGGGTATATATACATCAAATATTCCATGATTGAAAAGGAGAAACAATGTCAGACCTTACCGACAGATTCCTCAGGTATACCCGAACAGATACCGCTTCCGATTCATCATCTTCGGCATCACCCTCTACTAACCGGCAGATGGACTTCCTGCGGGTACTTGAGGGTGAACTCCGGGAATTAGGGATGGACGATATTGAACTTGATGAGAAGGGAACACTATACGCTTCCCTCCCAGGAGACGGACTCGGAGATACAGTGATAGGCCTTCTTGCCCATGTGGACACTTCACCGGAAGCCCCAGGCGAAAATGTGAACCCCGTTCTTCATCATAACTGGAATGGAAATCCAATTGAGCTTTGCGAAGGAGTGGTTATCAATCCGTCGGATACCACTGATATGCTGAGATATGTTGGAGATACAATTATCACTTCAGACGGGACAACACTTCTTGGCGCCGATGACAAGGCTGGCGTCGCAATCATTATGGAAATATTGCGAACTCTGATAAGTGACGGAAGAATACCCAGACCACCGCTGCGGATTGCCTTTACTACCGATGAAGAAGTTGGAAGAGGTATGGATAATTTCGACACCGGGAGATTCGGCGCTGATTTCGCTTATACTATCGACGGAAGTTGTGTAGGAAAAGTTGATATCCAGACCTTTAACGCCTGGTCGGCGAATTGGAATGTGAAGGGCAGAGAAGTACATCCAGGAAGCGCCAAGGGAATAATGGTAAACGCGGTAAGGGTACTGGCCGATATTGCAGGATCGATAGTTTCCGAAGAAATGCCGGAGAACAGTTCGGGCGATGAGGGATATTACTACCCCCTTTCCATATCATCTGTTACCTCTGAGGGAGTTCTGAAGATGATTCTTCGTGATTTTACATCCGAAGGAATGAAATCAAGAATTGAAACGATGAGGAGCCTTGAAAAGTGGGTTAAGGCAAAATACCCCGGAGCGGAAATATCTCTGGAGATGTCAGAGCAGTACAGGAATCCCGGAGAGATCCTTCGGGAGGACAGAAGGGCGGTGGAATTCGCTCTGAGGGGAACCGAGAAAGCTGGGCTTAATCCGGAGGAAAGCTCAATTCGAGGTGGTACAGATGGCTCCAGATTGTCTTACATGGGAATACCAACTGTTAATCTGCCAACAGGCGGAGAGCTATTCCATTCCAGAAAAGAGTGGGTTGCCACTAATGGACTTGAGCTATCCTACAGAATTGTTCTTGAAACGCTCGGCATTTGGGGTTCTGAGTAAGGGAAACGGAGTGCTTCGCTTTTTCATCGGTATAATTGCTTAATCTCATTGTTCTGATTGAACTTATGGATTCAATAGATGGTGGTAAATCCGGCAACACTAGAGAAAAGCGAAATGGGTGATTTGC is a window encoding:
- the pyrB gene encoding aspartate carbamoyltransferase translates to MASFRNRSIVSIRDMSRDDLNKVVETTELVKNGEISNFLEGKTVATLFFEPSTRTRLSFESAVFKSGGSVFGIANPKASSQSKGESFADSIKTVAGYCDVIVIRHPVEGAARMASELSNTPVINAGDGSNQHPTQTFLDLFTINEQFGRLDNLRIGMMGDLKYGRTVHSLAHALAMFGNELTFISPPSLQMPGHILKELDDRNIRYRSIVNLEEAGDYDLDILYATRIQKERFGDPQEYEKVAGIYRITPETIELLGKKIRVMHPLPRVDEIAEEIDSMPNAIYFVQAHNGIPTRQALLGLVTGGLD
- a CDS encoding aspartate carbamoyltransferase regulatory subunit → MIVRTYKVYSIENGTVIDHIPTPLALKVVRILGLENEGIMTIGIGFRSEKQPIGKDILKIENRELSHEETNKIALIAPDATINIIKDGDVAEKRQITLPSAVKDILTCPNPNCATNILGARKHFLLENRDTVTYRCKYCERATVVNPDMLTTK
- the pepT gene encoding peptidase T encodes the protein MSDLTDRFLRYTRTDTASDSSSSASPSTNRQMDFLRVLEGELRELGMDDIELDEKGTLYASLPGDGLGDTVIGLLAHVDTSPEAPGENVNPVLHHNWNGNPIELCEGVVINPSDTTDMLRYVGDTIITSDGTTLLGADDKAGVAIIMEILRTLISDGRIPRPPLRIAFTTDEEVGRGMDNFDTGRFGADFAYTIDGSCVGKVDIQTFNAWSANWNVKGREVHPGSAKGIMVNAVRVLADIAGSIVSEEMPENSSGDEGYYYPLSISSVTSEGVLKMILRDFTSEGMKSRIETMRSLEKWVKAKYPGAEISLEMSEQYRNPGEILREDRRAVEFALRGTEKAGLNPEESSIRGGTDGSRLSYMGIPTVNLPTGGELFHSRKEWVATNGLELSYRIVLETLGIWGSE